CCGCGCTCGACGCCGGCGAGCTCACCTGGCTGCTCGGCGACAGCGATACCCGCGCCGACGCCTACCTCGACCAGTTCTCGCTCGCGCAACTGCGGCTGGCCGCGCCGCTGGGCGACAATCTGCCGACGCGCGCGCCGATGCACAGCGGCCTGCAGTCGTCGAGCTTCGGCTGGCGGCTCGATCCGTTCAACGGCAGGCAGACTTTCCACGAAGGCATCGACTTCGTCGGCCCGATCGGCACGCCCATCCGGGCGGCGGCGGCCGGCACGGTCCGCTATGCGGCCGCCCACCCCCAGTATGGTAATATGGTCGAGCTTGATCACGGCTACGACCTGTCCAGTCGCTACGCGCATGCAAGCCGACTGCTGGTGAAGCCCGGCGAACAGGTTTCGGCCGGGCAGACGATCGCCCTCCTGGGCAGCACCGGCCGTTCCACCGGTCCCCATCTGCACTTCGAGATCCGCTACAAGCAGATCGCGCAGAATCCCTTGCGTTTTGTCAGCAATGCGCAAGATGCAATCGCAAGTAGTACCGTATCGAGCGACTAGGGATGGATAAACTGCGACATCGTCCCCACAATTGGGCGATGCCTTGAACGACGCCGACGGCGGATGGGGTAACCTGTCCGCCGTTCTCGTAATGAAATCACGCCCGCGTGCGCCGCAAGGCTCGCAGCGGGTCAGCTGGTAGCAGGAAAATGATCTCCACATTGTTGAAAAAAGTCTTCGGTAGCCGCAACGATCGCCTGTTGAAACAGTACGGCGCCATCGTCAAGCAGATCAACGCGCTCGAACCGCAAATCCAGGCGCTGTCGGACGACGCGCTCCGGGCCAAGACCGAGGAATTCAAGCAACGCTACCAGAACGGCGAGAAGCTCGACGCGCTGCTGCCCGAGGCGTTCGCCGTTTGCCGCGAAGGCGCCAAGCGTTCGCTCGGCATGCGCCACTTCGACGTGCAGCTGATCGGCGGCCTGACGCTGCACCAGGGCAAGATTTCCGAAATGCGTACCGGTGAAGGCAAGACCCTGGTCGCCACGCTGCCGGCCTACCTGAACGCGATCACCGGCCAGGGCGTGCACGTGATCACGGTCAACGACTACCTGGCCCAGCGCGACGCCGGCATCATGGGCCAGCTGTACAACTTCCTCGGCCTCTCCTGCGGCGTCAACCTCGGCCAGATGCCGCACGACGCCAAGCAGCAGGCCTACGCCTGCGACATCACCTACGGCACCAACAACGAGTTCGGCTTCGACTACCTGCGCGACAACATGGTGTTCTCGCCGGGCGAGCGCGTGCAGCGCAAGCTGTCGTATGCGATCGTCGACGAAGTCGACTCGATCCTGATCGACGAAGCACGCACGCCGCTGATCATCTCGGGCCCAGCCGACGATAGCACCGACCTGTACCTGGCGATGAACACCGTGCCGCCCAAGCTCGTCAAGCAGGCCAGCGAAGAAGCCGAAGAGGGCGATTACTGGGTCGACGAGAAGGCCAACTCGGTGCTGCTGTCCGAAGCCGGCCACGAGAAGGTCGAACAGATCCTCACCGAAATGGGCCTGCTGCCCGAAGGCGACAGCCTGTACGCGGCGCAGCACATCAGCCTGATGCACCACCTGTACGCGGCACTGCGCGCATACACGCTGTTCCACCTCGACCAGCACTACGTCGTGCTCGACGGCGAGATCGTCATCGTCGACGAATTCACCGGCCGGCTGATGTCGGGCCGCCGCTGGTCCGAAGGCCTGCACCAGGCCGTCGAGGCCAAGGAAGGCGTCGAGATCCAGCAGGAAAACCAGACGCTGGCGACGATCACGCTGCAGAACTACTTCCGCATGTACGAGAAGCTCTCGGGCATGACCGGTACCGCCGACACCGAGGCGTACGAGTTCCAGCAGATCTACGGCCTCGAGACCGTGATCATCCCGACCAACAAGCCGATGGTCCGCGACGACCGCCACGACCAGGTCTACAAGACCGCCGACGAGAAGCACGCGGCGATCATCGCCGACATCAAGGACTGCGTGTCGCGCGGCCAGCCGGCGCTGGTCGGCACGACGTCGATCGAACAGTCCGAGCTGCTGTCGAACATCCTCAAGCAGGACGGCATCGCCCACAACGTCCTCAACGCCAAGCAGCACGCCCGCGAAGCCGACATCGTCGCCCAGGCCGGTGCCGCCGGCGTCGTGACGATCGCGACCAATATGGCCGGCCGCGGTACCGACATCGTGCTCGGCGGCAATATCGAGCGCGAGATCAAGGACATCGAGCATGACGAATCGCTCGACGCCGCTGCCAAGGCCGAAAAGATCGCCGCGATCAAGGCCGACTGGCAAGTCCGCCACGACGCGGTGCTCGCCGCCGGCGGGCTGCACATCATCGGCTCCGAACGCCACGAATCGCGCCGGATCGACAACCAGCTGCGCGGCCGTGCCGGCCGTCAGGGCGATGCGGGCTCGAGCCGTTTCTACCTGTCGCTGGAAGACCCGTTGCTGCGCATCTTCGCCGGCGACCGTGTCGCCATGGTGATGGAGCGGCTGAAGCTGCCCGAAGGCGAGCCGATCGAGGCCGGCATCGTCTCTCGCGCGATCGAATCGGCGCAACGCAAGGTCGAAGGCCGCAACTACGACATCCGCAAGCAGCTGCTCGAGTACGACGACGTCTCGAACGAACAGCGCAAGGCGATCTACGCACAGCGCAACGAACTGCTCGAATCGGACGACATTTCGGCGACGATCGCCGCGATGCGCGACGGCTTCTTCGAAGACCTCGTCGCCCAGTACATCCCGCATCAGGCGATGGAAGAGCAATGGGACATCGCCGGGCTCGAGAAGGCACTGGGCGAGTACAGCCTGTCGGCGCCGGTCGCCGAATGGCTCAAGGCCGACAGCACCCTCGACGATGTCGGCGTCAAGGCGCGCGTGCAGGAACTCGCCCGCAATGCCTACGATGCCAAGGTTGCCGAAGCCGGCGCCGACACCTTCCGCCAGTTCGAACGTTCGGTGCTGCTGCAGCATCTCGACCAGAACTGGCGCGAGCACCTGTCGGGGCTCGACCACCTGCGCCAGGGCATCCACCTGCGCGGCTATGCGCAGAAGAACCCGAAACAGGAATACAAGCGCGAGGCGTTCGAGCTGTTCTCGGACCTGCTGGCGCGGATCAAGCGCGATGTCGTGCAGATCGTCATGAACGTCCAGGTCCGCAGCCAGGCCGACGTCGACGCGGTTGCACCGCAGGCGCTGCCGGAATCGGCACTGCAGTTCCAGCACGCCGACATCGAGGCACTGCTCGCCAGCGGCGACGAAGACCAGATCAAGGCGGCGATCGCCGCGCTGAGCGCGCAGGCGCCGGCCGACGTCAAGTATGCCGGTGTCAACCGCAACGATCCGTGCCCCTGCGGCTCGGGCAAGAAGTTCAAGCACTGCCACGGCCAGCTGTCCTGATGCCGTCTGCCTGCCGGCTTGACGCTGGCGGGCGGGCTTGGCTAATCTAGCCAGTGTCGGGCCGATAGCTCAGCTGGGAGAGCGCCGCGTTCGCAATGCGGAGGTCGTGAGTTCGATCCTCATTCGGTCCACCAGTTAAAAAAAACCAACCCTCGCGGTTGGTTTTTTTTCGCCCGTACGCAGTCCCCTAACGCGCCTCGCCGAGCGCCTCGAAACGGGCGGCGAGGTAGGCGATCAGCGCCCGCACCGCGGGCAGCTGCCCGCGGCGGGACGGAAACACCGCGTGGATGATTTCCCGCCGTGGCGCCCATGCCGGCAGCAGCGCCTGCAGCGTACCGTCGGCCAGCTGGTCGACGACCATCATCTCCGGCAGCTGAACCACGCCGACGCCGGCGACGGCCGCCGTGCGCAGCGCGATCATGTCGCCGGTGACGAAGCGCGGGCGATGGTTCAGGACGAGCTGCGCACCGTCCGGACCGAACAACCGCCATGCGTGCTGCTGCGGCGGCAGGCCGAGTGCGAGGCTCGGCCAGTCGGCCAGTTCGGCCGGCGCGCGCGGGACACCGAAACGGTCGATCAGTACCGGACTGGCGACCAGGCACTGGCGGCGCTCGGCCAGCACCCGCATCACCAGTTCGCTGTCCTCGAGTGGCGGCGGCCGGACCCGGATCGCGATGTCGATCGCCTCGCCGACCGGGTCGACACGCCGGTTGGTCGCCTCCAGGTGCAGCGTCACCTGCGGGTTCCCGGCCATGAAGTCGGCGAGCATGCAGCCGACATACGCCTGCAGCAGCGCCACCGGGCAGGTGATGCGGACGACGCCGCGCGGCTCGGCCCGGTTGACGTCGATCGCCGCCTGCGCCGCCTCGGCCTCGACCAGCATCGCCTTGCAGTGCTCGTAGTAGGTCTGGCCGATGTCGGTGACCGAGAAATGCCGGGTCGAGCGCTGGATCAGCCGCACGCCGAGCCGGCCTTCCAGCTCGGCGACACGGCGGCTGAGCCGGGATTTCGGCATGCCGAGCGCCCGGCCGGCCGGCGCGAAGCCGCCGTGCTCGACCACCTGCACGTAGTAATACAGGTCGTTCAGATCGTGCATGCTCGCCACTTCATCGTTCCATAAACAGGACACTGACACCCGAAATTACAGTCTACCGGGCATGTCGTCCCGATTCCATACTCTCCCCATCGACGACACGCTCGTCA
This window of the Jeongeupia sp. USM3 genome carries:
- a CDS encoding M23 family metallopeptidase, producing MNIILVSSRFARAISLGPTALATVLLAVLVLGLAGGAGIASLAGGQHSEPRWPLAKPVRPDVDALAVRLGELQAKLTRLDGLAKQLGSRTGIDVAPFLSDKPAPRGGLARPGAALDAGELTWLLGDSDTRADAYLDQFSLAQLRLAAPLGDNLPTRAPMHSGLQSSSFGWRLDPFNGRQTFHEGIDFVGPIGTPIRAAAAGTVRYAAAHPQYGNMVELDHGYDLSSRYAHASRLLVKPGEQVSAGQTIALLGSTGRSTGPHLHFEIRYKQIAQNPLRFVSNAQDAIASSTVSSD
- the secA gene encoding preprotein translocase subunit SecA: MISTLLKKVFGSRNDRLLKQYGAIVKQINALEPQIQALSDDALRAKTEEFKQRYQNGEKLDALLPEAFAVCREGAKRSLGMRHFDVQLIGGLTLHQGKISEMRTGEGKTLVATLPAYLNAITGQGVHVITVNDYLAQRDAGIMGQLYNFLGLSCGVNLGQMPHDAKQQAYACDITYGTNNEFGFDYLRDNMVFSPGERVQRKLSYAIVDEVDSILIDEARTPLIISGPADDSTDLYLAMNTVPPKLVKQASEEAEEGDYWVDEKANSVLLSEAGHEKVEQILTEMGLLPEGDSLYAAQHISLMHHLYAALRAYTLFHLDQHYVVLDGEIVIVDEFTGRLMSGRRWSEGLHQAVEAKEGVEIQQENQTLATITLQNYFRMYEKLSGMTGTADTEAYEFQQIYGLETVIIPTNKPMVRDDRHDQVYKTADEKHAAIIADIKDCVSRGQPALVGTTSIEQSELLSNILKQDGIAHNVLNAKQHAREADIVAQAGAAGVVTIATNMAGRGTDIVLGGNIEREIKDIEHDESLDAAAKAEKIAAIKADWQVRHDAVLAAGGLHIIGSERHESRRIDNQLRGRAGRQGDAGSSRFYLSLEDPLLRIFAGDRVAMVMERLKLPEGEPIEAGIVSRAIESAQRKVEGRNYDIRKQLLEYDDVSNEQRKAIYAQRNELLESDDISATIAAMRDGFFEDLVAQYIPHQAMEEQWDIAGLEKALGEYSLSAPVAEWLKADSTLDDVGVKARVQELARNAYDAKVAEAGADTFRQFERSVLLQHLDQNWREHLSGLDHLRQGIHLRGYAQKNPKQEYKREAFELFSDLLARIKRDVVQIVMNVQVRSQADVDAVAPQALPESALQFQHADIEALLASGDEDQIKAAIAALSAQAPADVKYAGVNRNDPCPCGSGKKFKHCHGQLS
- a CDS encoding LysR family transcriptional regulator codes for the protein MHDLNDLYYYVQVVEHGGFAPAGRALGMPKSRLSRRVAELEGRLGVRLIQRSTRHFSVTDIGQTYYEHCKAMLVEAEAAQAAIDVNRAEPRGVVRITCPVALLQAYVGCMLADFMAGNPQVTLHLEATNRRVDPVGEAIDIAIRVRPPPLEDSELVMRVLAERRQCLVASPVLIDRFGVPRAPAELADWPSLALGLPPQQHAWRLFGPDGAQLVLNHRPRFVTGDMIALRTAAVAGVGVVQLPEMMVVDQLADGTLQALLPAWAPRREIIHAVFPSRRGQLPAVRALIAYLAARFEALGEAR